In a genomic window of Novosphingobium sp. KA1:
- a CDS encoding DUF2141 domain-containing protein, giving the protein MVIRATSLLVTALLLGAAALPSSPDLGKKEGQCRRDEQGPSLLVDVEGLKDRQGSLKLEVYPANDEDFLADDNVLLNAGKVFRRVEVPVPQTGSVRLCIRVPGPGTYAVSLLHDRDGNRKFGWTVDGIGFSGNPKLGWSKPKAARVAVTTGAGPTLLSILMNYRSGLGVAPLKRKG; this is encoded by the coding sequence ATGGTGATCCGCGCCACGTCGCTGCTTGTGACTGCGCTGCTGCTCGGCGCGGCGGCGCTCCCCTCTTCGCCTGACCTGGGCAAGAAGGAAGGGCAATGCCGCCGGGATGAGCAGGGGCCGTCGCTGCTTGTCGATGTCGAGGGACTGAAGGACCGGCAGGGCTCCCTGAAGCTGGAAGTCTATCCCGCCAACGACGAAGACTTCCTGGCGGACGATAACGTCCTGCTCAACGCCGGAAAGGTTTTCCGACGGGTCGAGGTGCCGGTTCCGCAGACAGGAAGTGTCCGCTTGTGCATCCGTGTTCCGGGACCGGGCACATATGCGGTCTCGCTGCTGCATGACAGGGATGGCAATCGCAAGTTCGGATGGACCGTCGATGGCATCGGCTTCTCCGGAAACCCGAAGCTGGGCTGGAGCAAGCCGAAGGCGGCCAGGGTTGCAGTGACAACCGGTGCCGGGCCGACACTGCTGTCCATCTTGATGAACTATCGCAGCGGCCTGGGCGTCGCGCCGCTCAAGCGAAAGGGCTGA
- a CDS encoding glycosyltransferase — protein MKIVDVCAFYSPQGGGVRTYIEQKLRIGPQLGHEIVVIVPGEEHAIVERGPGASIVTLPSPRFPLDRKYGYFADEAALHAALDAQKPDVVEVSSPWRSPAMVARWQGNARRSLVMHADPLSAYAYRWFEPFLARSRIDRGFERYWDHLRELGVAFDMTVCANHDLAGRLRAGGVSGVRVHPLGVETGVFTPERRDPELRARLLALCGLDPNARLLVAAGRLAPEKRWPMVVDAVVAASAQVPVGLVLFGEGREKRAIRSAIAGNPHVRLFEPERDRFAFAAILASADAVVHGCEAETFCMVGAEARASGTTVIVPDAGGAADHALNGGGLTFKAGNRFSLANAIVKFCESPQIPQGQRKVVSNLQHFEGLFAAYGELRRSVRAA, from the coding sequence TTGAAAATCGTCGATGTCTGCGCCTTTTACAGCCCCCAGGGCGGCGGGGTGCGTACCTATATCGAGCAGAAGCTGCGGATCGGGCCGCAACTCGGCCACGAGATCGTCGTCATCGTCCCGGGCGAGGAACATGCGATCGTCGAGCGCGGCCCCGGCGCATCGATCGTCACGTTGCCGTCCCCGCGCTTCCCGCTGGACCGCAAGTACGGCTACTTCGCCGACGAGGCCGCGCTGCATGCCGCACTGGATGCGCAGAAACCCGATGTGGTGGAGGTCTCGTCGCCCTGGCGCAGTCCGGCCATGGTGGCCCGCTGGCAGGGCAACGCGCGCCGCAGCCTGGTGATGCACGCCGATCCGCTGTCCGCCTACGCCTATCGCTGGTTTGAGCCGTTCCTCGCGCGCTCCCGTATCGATCGCGGGTTCGAGCGCTATTGGGATCACTTGCGCGAACTCGGCGTGGCGTTCGACATGACCGTCTGCGCCAACCACGACCTTGCGGGCCGGCTTCGTGCGGGCGGAGTGTCCGGTGTACGCGTTCATCCGCTCGGCGTCGAAACCGGCGTTTTCACGCCCGAGCGACGTGATCCGGAACTGCGGGCACGGCTTCTGGCCCTGTGCGGCCTTGATCCGAATGCCCGACTGCTGGTGGCGGCGGGCAGGCTGGCGCCGGAAAAGCGCTGGCCGATGGTGGTGGATGCGGTCGTCGCGGCGAGTGCGCAAGTGCCGGTGGGCCTGGTCCTGTTCGGCGAAGGCCGCGAGAAGCGCGCGATCCGCAGCGCTATCGCCGGCAATCCGCACGTCCGCCTGTTCGAGCCCGAGCGCGATCGCTTTGCCTTCGCCGCAATCCTGGCGAGCGCCGATGCCGTCGTCCACGGCTGCGAGGCCGAGACCTTCTGCATGGTCGGCGCCGAAGCACGGGCCAGCGGAACAACCGTGATCGTGCCCGATGCGGGGGGCGCTGCCGATCATGCGCTGAACGGCGGCGGGCTGACCTTCAAGGCCGGCAACCGTTTCTCGCTGGCGAATGCGATCGTGAAATTCTGCGAGAGCCCGCAAATCCCGCAAGGCCAACGCAAGGTCGTCAGCAACCTCCAGCATTTCGAGGGGCTTTTCGCCGCTTACGGGGAACTGCGCCGCAGCGTCAGGGCCGCGTGA
- a CDS encoding lipopolysaccharide biosynthesis protein, translating into MVTDRPAGRVRRIFASLGLVLGGKAGAGIMSLGYLLLATRYLGPKDYGVLVLVHAYVTTVCGVIEFPSWQAIVRYGAEADRDGQVHRLSRLLRFGAKVELAGGALAVISAMVLVPFVGPHLGWSPKAMAFAPYYAFAVLGSVRSTPSGYLQLCGRFDLLGLHNLVQPTVRLIGTLVVIACGWGVKSFLFAWLLAALAEFAAMWGLGLWMAAKRLGNAIVRPEPGRVTDDNTGIWRFMLASNADVTLGDLTGRVAPLVIGWVMGPAMAGLFAVAQRATVILAQPAQILGNASYAELAHIVAGGYGGRALRQTLLKVVGIAVLAAVPVVLIVGIFPTQIIRLMAGPAFGAASGVMIALVAARAVALIGPPCTSALTALGHPARSMWANLLSSFAFLPLLPWLLTTFGLMGAGIQAVAQAVVANGLLAVLVWRTSGR; encoded by the coding sequence ATGGTGACCGATCGACCGGCGGGCCGGGTCCGCCGCATCTTTGCGAGCCTTGGCCTGGTGCTGGGAGGCAAGGCGGGCGCGGGCATCATGAGCCTGGGCTATCTGTTGCTGGCGACGCGTTACCTGGGGCCGAAGGACTACGGCGTGCTGGTCCTCGTCCATGCCTATGTCACCACGGTTTGCGGGGTGATCGAATTCCCCTCGTGGCAGGCGATCGTGCGCTATGGTGCCGAGGCCGACCGCGATGGGCAAGTTCACCGCCTGTCGCGATTGCTGCGCTTCGGCGCCAAGGTCGAACTGGCCGGGGGCGCCCTCGCAGTGATCTCGGCGATGGTGCTGGTGCCGTTCGTCGGTCCCCATCTCGGCTGGTCTCCGAAGGCGATGGCCTTTGCGCCGTACTACGCCTTCGCCGTGCTGGGATCGGTGCGCTCGACGCCTTCAGGCTACCTGCAACTGTGCGGGCGCTTCGATCTGCTGGGCCTGCACAACCTCGTGCAGCCTACGGTAAGGCTGATCGGGACATTGGTGGTGATCGCGTGCGGATGGGGCGTGAAATCGTTCCTCTTCGCATGGCTGCTCGCGGCTCTGGCGGAATTCGCCGCGATGTGGGGTCTCGGCCTGTGGATGGCGGCGAAGCGCCTGGGCAATGCGATAGTGCGTCCCGAGCCCGGCCGGGTGACCGACGACAACACCGGCATCTGGCGCTTCATGCTGGCGAGCAATGCGGACGTGACCCTCGGAGACCTGACCGGCCGCGTCGCGCCGCTGGTCATCGGATGGGTGATGGGACCGGCCATGGCGGGCCTCTTTGCGGTCGCGCAGCGCGCTACCGTCATCCTCGCGCAGCCCGCGCAGATCCTCGGCAATGCTTCCTACGCCGAACTGGCTCACATCGTTGCGGGTGGATACGGCGGCAGGGCGCTGCGCCAGACGCTTCTCAAGGTCGTCGGCATCGCGGTGCTGGCGGCGGTTCCCGTCGTGCTGATCGTCGGGATTTTCCCGACCCAGATCATCCGCCTGATGGCAGGCCCGGCTTTCGGCGCCGCGTCGGGCGTGATGATCGCGCTGGTCGCCGCGCGTGCTGTTGCGCTCATAGGTCCGCCTTGCACCTCGGCACTCACGGCGCTTGGCCACCCGGCCCGGTCGATGTGGGCCAACCTGCTGTCGAGCTTCGCCTTCCTGCCGCTCCTTCCCTGGCTGCTGACGACCTTCGGGTTGATGGGGGCGGGCATCCAGGCGGTGGCGCAGGCGGTCGTGGCCAACGGATTGCTCGCGGTCCTCGTATGGCGCACCAGCGGCCGGTGA
- a CDS encoding glycosyltransferase → MTGPRIAYVINSLEGGGAALPVPAILAVLRGAGAQVRVLALTRRDGRALPAMEAAGLDVAVREGGETDHLAAARWLTRELRGWEATHLWTSLSRATILGLVLGPHLGIPVIAWQHNAFLKPWNERLLRLLQARAAMWVADSRVVEELTARRLGVPADRLATWPIYAADPAMPQARAWQPGEVLRLGSLGRLHPAKGYDVLIAALVRLREQGFRPPVPFEIAIAGDGAQGPRLAALAAEAGIEGLRLTGYSTEPRAFLETLHLYLQPSRREGFCIAAHEALTAGLPVIASRVGELAFSVRPQVNGWLAEPEDPVSLATTLREALSAPDALAALGRQARAQMLDEYSQARFERTGRAIWSRLG, encoded by the coding sequence ATGACGGGTCCCCGGATCGCCTATGTCATCAACTCGCTGGAGGGTGGCGGCGCGGCGCTTCCGGTGCCTGCCATCCTTGCGGTGCTGCGCGGTGCCGGTGCACAAGTCCGCGTCCTTGCCCTGACTCGCCGCGACGGCAGGGCTCTGCCTGCCATGGAGGCGGCGGGCCTCGATGTCGCGGTGCGCGAAGGCGGAGAGACCGACCATCTCGCCGCCGCCCGATGGCTGACCCGCGAACTGCGCGGGTGGGAGGCGACCCATCTGTGGACCTCGCTCAGCCGCGCGACGATCCTCGGGCTGGTACTGGGGCCGCATTTGGGAATTCCCGTGATCGCATGGCAGCATAACGCCTTCCTCAAGCCCTGGAACGAGCGTCTCCTGCGCCTGCTTCAAGCCCGCGCGGCAATGTGGGTGGCGGATTCGCGTGTGGTCGAGGAACTCACCGCCCGGCGCCTCGGTGTCCCTGCGGACCGGTTGGCGACATGGCCGATCTATGCCGCCGATCCCGCGATGCCCCAGGCGCGCGCCTGGCAGCCGGGGGAAGTCCTGCGTCTCGGCAGTCTCGGCAGGCTTCACCCGGCCAAGGGCTACGACGTGCTGATCGCGGCGCTGGTCCGATTGCGAGAGCAGGGGTTCCGTCCCCCGGTTCCCTTCGAGATCGCCATTGCGGGCGACGGTGCGCAAGGCCCGCGACTGGCGGCACTGGCTGCCGAAGCCGGTATCGAAGGACTGCGCCTCACCGGTTACTCCACCGAACCTCGGGCCTTCCTTGAAACCCTGCACCTCTACCTCCAGCCTTCGCGGCGGGAGGGCTTCTGCATTGCCGCCCACGAAGCGTTGACTGCTGGCCTTCCGGTAATCGCATCGCGCGTGGGCGAATTGGCCTTCTCGGTCCGGCCGCAGGTCAACGGATGGCTTGCCGAGCCCGAGGATCCGGTTTCGCTCGCCACGACGCTGCGCGAAGCCCTGTCCGCCCCCGATGCCCTCGCGGCGCTGGGGCGGCAGGCCCGGGCGCAGATGCTGGACGAGTATTCCCAGGCGCGCTTCGAACGGACCGGAAGGGCCATCTGGTCGCGCCTGGGGTAA
- a CDS encoding efflux RND transporter permease subunit: MIEKLLGSQSRAIVLVALAMALAGIVAALALPIGLFPQVSFPRVVVDLDAGSRPADQTALTVTRPVEEAIRAIPGVQNVRSETSRGSAQISVDFGWGRDMIASTLLVDTAVGRVVPTLPAGTQYDVRRMDPTVFPIISYALVSDKVDPVTLQDFARYQITPLLSSISGLARIGVQGGDTAEVQVLADPHRLADYNLSMTDLSTAIKNGNVLSAVGQVQDRGRLSLVIADRSVSSAAQIGDIVVKATPTGVVRVRDVATVQNGALPVWQRIVEDGKPAVLFNIYEQPDGNAVKIAQEVEQKLNGLKLPPGVKLVNWYDQSQLVTQSVSSVRDAVLIGLVLAGLVLLWFLRSWRVTLVAVIVVPATLAITVLVLSMLGMSFNIMTLGGIAAAVGLLIDDVIVMVEHIARRAGARDADGKLAGDAAVMPAAREFMTPLTGSSMATLIVFLPLSFLTGVTGAFSKALSVTMAAALAISWAMTAFVVPILARRLVDFNKWHDPGAAGEGRLAHVHDGALDRLSARPWLLAVIAVPLLVIGYVGYSNVPTGFMPKVDEGGFVMDYRTPAGTSLDETGRQVGQIDAMLRANPEVATFSRRLGTGLGGDLGQSYHGDYFVRLKPDHSRPTEEIAAAVADEIAVKVPGVQVEVAQLIEDLIGDLTAVPQPIEVKLYASDPSILEGEAQKVAATISKISGVVEVNDGVQLAGDALNVHVDPVRAGMEGVVPADVESQLSTALTGAVATTLAQPNKAVDVRVRLPDAMTMSEAGLAQLPIRATDGHVFPLSRVATIEPVTGQPQIGRENLEPMIAVTGRIQGRGIGAAVADVTTALDKPGALSPGVRYELGGLYQQQQIAFSGLIKVFAAALIAELVLLLVLYRRFWLPVIIIGCSLLSTTSVFTALWLAGVDLNITALMGMTMIIGIGTEMAIFYVSEFEELAHTMPPEQATREASRNRLRPITMTTLAAILTLLPLAFAIGQGSGIQQPLAIAIIAGLLLQYPLVLLAMPVLVRLTLPKTA, translated from the coding sequence ATGATCGAGAAATTGCTGGGCTCGCAGTCGCGGGCCATCGTCCTGGTCGCGCTGGCAATGGCGCTCGCCGGGATCGTCGCCGCCCTCGCACTGCCGATCGGGCTGTTCCCGCAAGTCTCCTTCCCCCGCGTGGTGGTAGACCTCGATGCCGGCAGCCGCCCTGCCGACCAGACCGCGCTGACCGTCACGCGCCCGGTGGAAGAGGCGATCCGTGCCATTCCCGGCGTGCAGAACGTGCGTTCGGAAACGAGCCGGGGCTCCGCGCAGATCTCGGTCGATTTCGGCTGGGGCCGCGACATGATCGCCAGCACCCTGCTGGTCGATACCGCCGTCGGCCGGGTCGTGCCGACCCTGCCTGCGGGCACGCAGTACGACGTGCGCCGCATGGACCCCACGGTCTTCCCGATCATCTCCTACGCGCTGGTCTCCGACAAGGTCGATCCGGTTACCTTGCAGGATTTCGCCAGGTATCAGATCACCCCCCTGCTCTCGTCGATCAGCGGCCTGGCGCGCATCGGCGTGCAGGGCGGTGACACGGCGGAAGTGCAGGTCCTCGCCGACCCGCACCGCCTGGCCGATTACAACCTGTCGATGACCGACCTCTCCACCGCCATCAAGAACGGCAACGTCCTGAGCGCAGTGGGCCAGGTGCAGGATCGCGGCCGCCTCTCGCTGGTGATCGCCGACCGTAGCGTCAGCAGCGCGGCGCAGATCGGCGACATCGTGGTCAAGGCCACGCCCACCGGCGTTGTGCGCGTGCGTGACGTCGCGACCGTGCAGAACGGCGCGCTTCCAGTCTGGCAGCGCATCGTCGAAGACGGCAAACCGGCCGTCCTCTTCAACATCTACGAACAGCCGGACGGCAACGCGGTCAAGATCGCGCAGGAAGTCGAGCAGAAGCTGAACGGCCTCAAGCTGCCCCCAGGCGTCAAGCTGGTGAACTGGTACGACCAGAGCCAGCTCGTCACGCAGTCCGTCTCCAGCGTGCGCGACGCGGTGCTGATCGGCCTCGTCCTCGCCGGTCTCGTCCTCTTGTGGTTCCTGCGCAGTTGGCGGGTGACGCTGGTGGCGGTGATCGTGGTGCCGGCAACGCTGGCCATCACCGTGCTGGTGCTGAGCATGCTGGGGATGAGCTTCAACATCATGACCCTTGGCGGCATCGCAGCGGCGGTCGGCCTGCTGATCGACGACGTCATCGTCATGGTCGAGCATATCGCCCGCCGTGCAGGCGCCCGGGACGCCGACGGCAAGCTCGCCGGAGACGCCGCCGTCATGCCCGCCGCGCGCGAGTTCATGACCCCGCTGACCGGGTCGAGCATGGCGACGCTGATCGTCTTCCTGCCTCTTTCGTTCCTGACCGGCGTGACCGGCGCGTTCTCCAAGGCGCTGTCGGTGACGATGGCGGCGGCGCTGGCGATCTCCTGGGCGATGACCGCATTCGTCGTGCCCATTCTCGCCCGCCGACTGGTGGACTTCAACAAGTGGCATGACCCCGGCGCGGCCGGAGAGGGCCGTCTCGCGCACGTCCACGACGGCGCGCTCGACCGCCTGTCCGCGCGGCCCTGGCTGCTCGCGGTGATCGCGGTGCCGCTGCTCGTCATCGGCTACGTCGGATATTCCAATGTGCCCACCGGCTTCATGCCGAAGGTAGACGAGGGCGGTTTCGTCATGGACTACCGGACTCCGGCGGGCACCTCGCTGGACGAAACCGGCAGGCAGGTTGGCCAGATCGACGCGATGCTGCGCGCCAATCCCGAAGTCGCGACGTTCTCCCGCCGCCTCGGCACCGGCCTTGGCGGAGACCTTGGCCAGAGCTACCACGGCGACTACTTCGTGCGCCTGAAACCGGATCACAGCCGCCCCACCGAGGAAATCGCCGCCGCCGTAGCCGACGAGATCGCCGTCAAGGTGCCCGGCGTGCAGGTCGAGGTCGCGCAGCTGATCGAGGACCTTATCGGCGATCTCACCGCCGTGCCGCAGCCGATCGAGGTCAAGCTCTACGCCTCGGACCCGTCGATCCTCGAAGGGGAAGCGCAGAAGGTCGCCGCGACGATCAGCAAGATCTCCGGCGTCGTCGAGGTCAACGACGGTGTCCAGCTGGCAGGCGATGCGCTCAACGTCCATGTCGATCCGGTTCGCGCCGGGATGGAAGGGGTCGTCCCCGCCGACGTCGAGAGCCAGCTGTCCACCGCGCTGACCGGCGCCGTCGCGACGACGCTGGCCCAGCCCAACAAGGCCGTCGATGTCCGCGTGCGCCTGCCCGACGCCATGACCATGAGCGAAGCGGGTCTTGCCCAGCTGCCGATCCGGGCCACCGATGGCCACGTCTTCCCGCTGTCACGCGTGGCGACGATCGAGCCGGTCACCGGGCAGCCGCAGATCGGGCGCGAGAACCTGGAGCCGATGATCGCCGTCACCGGCCGTATCCAGGGCCGCGGGATCGGCGCGGCAGTCGCCGACGTCACCACCGCCCTCGACAAGCCCGGCGCCCTGAGCCCCGGCGTGCGCTACGAGCTGGGCGGCCTCTACCAGCAGCAGCAGATCGCGTTCTCCGGCCTCATCAAGGTGTTCGCCGCCGCGCTGATCGCCGAACTGGTGTTGCTGCTGGTACTGTACCGCCGCTTCTGGCTGCCGGTCATCATCATCGGCTGTTCGCTGCTCTCGACGACCTCGGTGTTCACGGCGCTGTGGCTGGCGGGCGTCGATCTCAACATCACGGCGCTGATGGGGATGACGATGATCATCGGAATCGGCACCGAGATGGCGATCTTCTACGTCTCGGAGTTCGAGGAACTGGCCCACACCATGCCGCCGGAGCAGGCCACGCGCGAGGCAAGCCGCAACCGCCTGCGTCCCATCACGATGACGACGCTCGCGGCGATCCTGACGCTGCTGCCGCTCGCCTTCGCGATCGGACAGGGATCGGGCATCCAGCAACCGCTGGCCATCGCGATCATCGCCGGTCTGCTGCTGCAGTATCCGCTGGTCCTGCTGGCGATGCCGGTGCTGGTGCGGCTGACCCTGCCGAAGACCGCGTGA
- a CDS encoding efflux RND transporter periplasmic adaptor subunit, whose amino-acid sequence MKRLFAFSAVALLAGCGSNAPTPTPSPTVLVTTIPARQGSLPATVVAYGSVGPALNGTMTFSEAQPGQVTALAVAPGMAVHAGQTLATFVTAPASRSGYLQAVTALAAARKQEASTAQLLSQQLATRDQLTQATKAVTDAQTALAALQADGAGRASHTIVAPFDGVVTTVAVAQGDRTQAGAPILTVAKAGGIVVTVGVDPAARAGVAVGQSASLKRLSGGGDLRGKVIRVDSALNATSRLIDVDLSFPAGTLLPGESMQVAIETGAVQGWVVPHKAVVTAGGPSRVFQVIGGKAQSVPVQVLLSSDKGDVVQGKLDASRPLIVDGAYQVDDGGAVRRSNR is encoded by the coding sequence ATGAAAAGGCTTTTCGCTTTCTCGGCCGTGGCGCTGCTGGCGGGCTGCGGCTCGAATGCACCGACCCCGACCCCCTCGCCCACCGTGCTCGTCACCACGATCCCGGCCAGGCAGGGTTCCCTGCCGGCAACGGTCGTGGCCTACGGATCGGTCGGCCCGGCCCTCAACGGCACCATGACGTTCAGCGAGGCCCAGCCCGGCCAAGTGACCGCACTGGCCGTCGCGCCGGGCATGGCCGTGCATGCCGGACAGACGCTGGCGACGTTCGTCACCGCGCCCGCATCGCGCAGCGGCTACCTGCAGGCCGTGACCGCCCTTGCTGCGGCACGCAAGCAGGAGGCCAGCACCGCGCAGCTCCTGTCCCAGCAGCTTGCCACGCGTGACCAGCTGACCCAGGCCACCAAGGCCGTCACCGATGCGCAGACCGCGCTCGCCGCCTTGCAGGCGGACGGCGCCGGCCGAGCCAGCCACACCATCGTCGCCCCGTTCGACGGGGTCGTCACGACCGTCGCCGTCGCGCAAGGGGACCGCACGCAGGCCGGAGCCCCGATCCTCACCGTCGCCAAGGCAGGCGGAATCGTCGTCACCGTCGGCGTCGATCCGGCGGCGCGAGCCGGGGTCGCCGTCGGCCAGTCAGCCAGCCTCAAGCGCCTTTCGGGCGGCGGCGACCTGCGCGGCAAGGTGATCCGCGTGGACAGCGCACTGAACGCGACCAGCCGCCTCATCGACGTCGATCTCAGCTTCCCCGCCGGTACGCTGCTGCCGGGCGAATCGATGCAGGTCGCGATCGAGACGGGCGCAGTCCAGGGCTGGGTCGTGCCGCACAAGGCGGTCGTCACCGCCGGAGGTCCATCCCGCGTGTTCCAGGTCATCGGCGGCAAGGCCCAGTCGGTGCCCGTTCAGGTCCTGCTCTCGTCCGACAAGGGCGATGTAGTCCAGGGCAAGCTCGACGCCAGCCGCCCGCTGATCGTCGATGGCGCCTATCAGGTCGATGACGGCGGAGCCGTACGCCGGAGCAACCGATGA
- a CDS encoding TolC family protein, with amino-acid sequence MLAVAVTGCARYTPLPLSTAAPLAPSLGALDASTPQGPLTVAQVITLALANNPDLKAARLQRGIAAGQTEQAGLLANPSLSAAFLPLLSGAGTVPAWNLGLAQDIKSILTYKSRQRAARASERQVDASVVWQEWQVAGQARQIATDLIIGARNRQNYLAAYQLLAERSAKLDKALASQTVTLVTVAPDRVALQSARSALDALDQQQLNLRHQLNALLGLSPEVVVPLAAEPDLPPFDPAQVRGEIATLPDRRPDLLALRMGYAASDEQLRQAIQSQFPDLILGGSVASDNAKVINGGPNLQIGLPIFDQGQAAVATARATRAQLHADYDARLSAAIGTIGSLLREYEQLSAQLEVARRDLPNARAAAARAQAAFGASNLDERGYVDLVLNRFTKEQEIMTLELALLDRQIAIQTLVGAGLPTVDLESTTPVDAQ; translated from the coding sequence TTGCTTGCCGTGGCCGTCACCGGTTGCGCGCGCTACACCCCCCTGCCGCTCTCGACCGCCGCCCCGCTTGCGCCGAGCCTCGGCGCCCTCGATGCATCGACGCCGCAAGGTCCCCTGACCGTCGCGCAGGTGATAACGCTGGCGCTCGCCAACAACCCCGACCTCAAGGCAGCGCGCCTGCAACGCGGCATCGCCGCCGGACAGACGGAGCAGGCCGGGCTGCTTGCCAACCCCTCGCTGAGTGCTGCGTTCCTGCCGCTACTGTCGGGTGCCGGAACGGTTCCCGCCTGGAACCTCGGCCTCGCGCAGGACATCAAGAGCATCCTGACGTACAAGTCGCGCCAGCGCGCGGCCCGTGCCAGCGAGCGGCAAGTGGACGCCAGCGTCGTCTGGCAGGAATGGCAGGTCGCAGGCCAGGCCCGGCAGATCGCCACCGACCTGATCATCGGCGCCCGCAACCGCCAGAACTATCTCGCGGCCTATCAGCTCCTCGCCGAACGCAGCGCCAAGCTGGACAAGGCCCTCGCCAGCCAGACCGTCACGCTGGTGACCGTCGCTCCCGATCGTGTCGCTCTGCAATCCGCCCGCTCCGCGCTGGACGCGCTCGACCAGCAGCAGTTGAACCTGCGACACCAGCTCAATGCTCTGCTGGGCCTGTCCCCGGAAGTGGTTGTCCCCCTCGCCGCCGAGCCTGATCTGCCGCCGTTCGATCCCGCGCAAGTGCGCGGCGAGATCGCCACCCTGCCCGATCGGCGACCGGACCTGCTGGCCCTGCGCATGGGATATGCCGCATCTGACGAGCAACTGCGTCAGGCGATCCAGTCGCAGTTCCCCGACCTCATCCTCGGCGGCAGCGTCGCCAGCGACAATGCCAAGGTCATCAATGGCGGCCCGAACCTGCAGATCGGCCTGCCGATCTTCGATCAGGGCCAGGCCGCCGTCGCGACTGCCCGCGCGACCCGCGCACAGTTGCATGCCGATTACGATGCCCGCCTCTCCGCAGCCATCGGCACGATCGGTTCGCTGCTGCGCGAGTACGAGCAGTTGTCGGCGCAACTGGAGGTCGCCAGGCGCGACCTGCCGAACGCACGCGCCGCCGCCGCTCGCGCCCAGGCCGCGTTCGGCGCATCAAATCTGGACGAGCGCGGCTATGTCGACCTCGTCCTGAACCGCTTCACCAAGGAACAGGAAATCATGACGCTGGAGCTTGCCCTGCTCGATCGCCAGATCGCGATCCAGACGCTTGTTGGCGCCGGGCTGCCGACCGTCGATCTTGAATCGACGACCCCGGTGGACGCCCAATGA
- a CDS encoding PepSY domain-containing protein: MMKTSSIIVALALVGAGSSVASAKPAALKGGEYAAQAKVTLASARIAALKARPGTITDQELEKEKGGSGLRYSFDITSHGKPFEVGVDAKTGAILENAAEGKNPD, from the coding sequence ATGATGAAAACTTCCAGCATCATCGTCGCACTTGCCCTGGTAGGTGCCGGATCTTCGGTTGCGTCGGCCAAGCCCGCCGCGCTGAAAGGCGGGGAATACGCCGCCCAGGCCAAGGTCACTCTCGCATCGGCGCGCATCGCCGCGCTGAAGGCACGGCCCGGCACGATCACGGACCAGGAACTGGAGAAGGAAAAGGGCGGCAGCGGCCTGCGCTATTCCTTCGACATCACCAGCCACGGCAAGCCATTCGAAGTGGGCGTCGATGCCAAGACCGGCGCGATCCTCGAGAATGCCGCCGAAGGCAAGAACCCGGACTGA
- a CDS encoding response regulator transcription factor, protein MKILLLEDDDATKAHLERVLSAAGHVVDVCSTGQDAIFLGSTGDHAVLILDRMVPGLDGLGALKALRAMGVRSPALFLTAMNGVEDRVEGLEAGADDYLAKPFAASELLARVNALARRPPIVELQTLLRIDDLELDRVKRTVMRGGQRIDLQQQELKLLEYLMLHAGEVVTRAMLLENVWSFHFDPKTNVIESHMSRLRAKVDRGFGKELIQTLRGAGYRIDAA, encoded by the coding sequence ATGAAAATCCTGCTTCTCGAGGACGACGACGCGACCAAGGCGCACCTCGAGCGCGTGTTGAGCGCGGCCGGACATGTCGTGGATGTCTGCTCCACCGGACAGGACGCGATCTTCCTGGGTTCGACCGGCGATCATGCCGTGCTGATCCTCGACCGCATGGTGCCGGGGCTCGACGGGCTAGGGGCGCTCAAGGCCTTGCGGGCGATGGGCGTACGAAGTCCGGCGCTTTTCCTGACCGCGATGAACGGGGTGGAGGACCGGGTCGAGGGCCTGGAAGCCGGGGCCGACGATTACCTTGCCAAGCCTTTCGCGGCCAGCGAACTGCTCGCCCGGGTGAATGCGCTCGCGCGGCGGCCGCCGATCGTCGAACTGCAGACCTTGCTGCGGATAGACGATCTTGAACTTGACCGGGTGAAGCGGACGGTGATGCGCGGTGGCCAGCGTATCGACCTGCAGCAGCAGGAACTGAAGTTGCTGGAATACCTGATGCTCCACGCGGGCGAAGTGGTCACGCGGGCCATGCTGCTGGAAAACGTCTGGTCGTTCCACTTCGACCCCAAGACCAACGTGATCGAGAGCCACATGAGCCGGTTGCGCGCGAAAGTGGATCGCGGCTTCGGCAAGGAACTGATCCAGACCTTGCGCGGCGCGGGGTATCGAATCGATGCCGCCTGA